From Pseudomonas alcaligenes, a single genomic window includes:
- a CDS encoding TonB-dependent receptor domain-containing protein, which translates to MRGPALEQGCSVRTSIPFSLLALLAAFPVSADDLFDAAGDVPEVLTASRLKQSPAAVPGSMTLLDSELIRASGARDIPELMRLVPGMMVGYLSGNQATVNYHGTNVTEARRLQVLIDGRSVYHPGLATVDWSDLPLAIEDIERIEVFRGPNSVSYGSNALMGVINILTRAPSASEGTRLKYTQGQRGIRDWYASQNLGLQNGDLRLSLSGQEDDGFDHDENGADYRDGRRLTRLNLTASHSLTPEQTLDWQLAAKEGSNQRAYDYEPIFGDIEPGDGDSDIEARDYAGSARWTMDVNPQHSLYVQGYAQHWEREQDWRACEAAIAFSPQLAQLFALGPDYVDVFSRHLPSIPNGTPQQEALAGQILGQLFSGGLQTTCGMVNQDIHESRYDLELQDTLSLSDDLRLVSGISYRHDKASSETFFNGDLSNDLWRLFSQFEWHLDEHWLLQGGAMYEDDHLSGSSLSPRIALNYLITPRHGLRAVYSEARRSPDMYEDNVDWSYRVRGLQPSAFGQSDAYFFARAQGSGDLDQEIMRSRELGYNGQFDNLSLDIKLFYDEITGMISDPLQIADFAPDNNDRARFSGAESQLDWRLSPADRLRLTYAYVDYSATSRQDKRLTANNSGSAGWLHDWGQGWSSSLFYYGDDQLNQYRFERLDLRVAKLIPLAQTQLELAGVLQQRLDDEPLTWVENRYDERHLLYFSAELEF; encoded by the coding sequence ATGCGCGGGCCCGCTCTCGAACAAGGCTGTTCCGTGCGCACCTCGATCCCCTTCTCCCTGCTGGCCCTGCTGGCGGCCTTCCCGGTCTCGGCCGACGACCTGTTCGACGCCGCCGGCGACGTGCCGGAGGTTCTCACCGCCAGTCGCCTGAAGCAGTCGCCCGCGGCGGTGCCGGGCAGCATGACCCTGCTCGACAGCGAGCTGATCAGGGCCTCCGGGGCTCGCGACATTCCCGAGCTGATGCGCCTGGTGCCGGGCATGATGGTCGGCTACCTGAGCGGCAACCAGGCCACGGTCAACTATCACGGCACCAACGTCACCGAGGCGCGGCGTCTGCAGGTGCTGATCGACGGCCGCTCGGTGTACCACCCCGGCCTCGCCACCGTGGACTGGAGCGACCTGCCGCTGGCCATCGAGGATATCGAGCGCATCGAGGTGTTCCGCGGCCCCAACAGCGTCAGCTACGGCTCCAACGCGCTGATGGGGGTGATCAACATCCTCACCCGCGCACCGTCCGCCAGCGAAGGCACTCGCCTCAAGTACACCCAGGGCCAGCGCGGCATCCGCGACTGGTACGCCAGTCAGAACCTAGGCTTGCAGAACGGCGACCTGCGCCTGTCGCTGTCCGGTCAGGAAGACGATGGCTTCGACCACGACGAAAACGGCGCCGACTACCGCGACGGCCGCCGCCTGACCCGCCTCAACCTCACCGCCAGCCACAGCCTGACGCCGGAGCAGACCCTTGACTGGCAATTGGCGGCCAAGGAAGGCAGCAACCAGCGGGCCTACGACTACGAGCCGATCTTCGGCGACATCGAACCCGGCGACGGCGACTCCGACATCGAGGCCCGCGACTATGCCGGCTCGGCGCGCTGGACGATGGACGTCAACCCGCAGCACAGCCTGTATGTCCAGGGCTACGCCCAGCACTGGGAGCGCGAACAGGACTGGCGCGCCTGCGAGGCGGCCATCGCCTTCAGCCCGCAGCTGGCGCAGCTGTTCGCCCTCGGCCCGGACTACGTGGACGTGTTCTCCCGCCACCTGCCCAGCATCCCCAACGGCACTCCGCAGCAGGAAGCGCTAGCCGGGCAGATTCTCGGCCAGCTGTTCAGCGGCGGCCTGCAGACCACTTGTGGGATGGTCAATCAGGACATCCACGAGAGCCGCTACGACCTGGAGCTGCAGGACACCCTGAGCCTGTCCGACGACCTGCGCCTGGTCAGCGGCATCAGCTACCGCCACGACAAGGCCAGCTCCGAAACCTTCTTCAACGGCGACCTGAGCAACGACCTCTGGCGCCTGTTCAGCCAGTTCGAATGGCACCTCGACGAGCACTGGCTGCTGCAGGGCGGCGCCATGTACGAGGACGACCACCTGTCCGGCAGCTCGCTGAGCCCGCGCATCGCCCTCAATTACCTGATCACCCCACGCCACGGCCTGCGCGCGGTGTACTCCGAGGCCCGCCGCTCACCGGACATGTACGAGGACAACGTCGACTGGAGCTACCGCGTACGCGGCCTGCAGCCCAGCGCATTCGGCCAGAGCGATGCCTATTTCTTCGCCCGCGCCCAGGGCTCCGGCGACCTCGACCAGGAAATCATGCGCTCGCGCGAGCTCGGCTATAACGGCCAGTTCGACAATCTGAGCCTGGACATCAAGCTGTTCTACGACGAAATCACCGGCATGATCAGCGACCCGCTGCAGATCGCCGACTTCGCCCCGGACAACAACGACCGCGCCCGCTTCAGTGGCGCGGAAAGTCAGCTGGACTGGCGCCTGAGCCCGGCCGATCGCCTGCGCCTGACCTACGCCTATGTCGACTACAGCGCCACCAGCCGTCAGGACAAGCGCCTCACCGCCAACAACAGCGGCTCGGCCGGCTGGCTGCACGACTGGGGCCAGGGCTGGTCGAGCAGCCTGTTCTATTACGGCGACGACCAGCTCAACCAGTACCGCTTCGAACGCCTCGACCTGCGCGTGGCCAAACTCATACCGCTGGCCCAGACCCAGCTGGAACTGGCCGGGGTCTTGCAACAGCGCCTGGACGACGAACCGCTGACCTGGGTCGAAAACCGCTACGACGAGCGCCACCTGCTCTACTTCAGTGCGGAGCTAGAGTTCTAG
- a CDS encoding ABC transporter substrate-binding protein → MRLLFVLSCCLLLAAPARAAEVVLSSSEDTPALRAFALALAERRPQDQVSFRPLAQLGRVAGLPADCRLILLDRQALDWRLSDPLGPPTLVLRVSRVEAQRLLGNTRPGHLSLLWSDPPAARQLALARLLLPGRTRIGVLYGTDSAFLLPELARAAAPLGLQIVAQAWTDNRDSRPLLSLLARSDLLLGLDDAQLYNNRTIKNLLLSSYAQQRILLGPSAGFVRAGSLASSYSDQDDWLATLDQMLDQEPQDWPRELYPSRFKVQSNRQVARALGIELADDAELARRLAAGENTP, encoded by the coding sequence ATGCGCCTCCTCTTCGTGCTTAGCTGCTGCCTGCTGCTCGCCGCGCCCGCTCGCGCGGCCGAGGTCGTGCTCAGCAGCAGCGAAGACACCCCGGCCCTGCGCGCCTTCGCCCTGGCCCTGGCCGAGCGCCGCCCGCAGGATCAGGTGAGCTTCCGCCCGCTCGCCCAGCTCGGCCGGGTTGCCGGACTGCCTGCCGACTGCCGCCTGATCCTGCTCGACCGGCAGGCTCTGGACTGGCGCCTGAGCGACCCGCTCGGCCCGCCGACCCTGGTGCTGCGAGTGTCCCGGGTGGAAGCGCAACGCCTGCTCGGCAATACTCGCCCCGGCCACCTCAGCCTGCTCTGGAGCGATCCGCCGGCGGCCCGCCAGCTGGCCCTGGCGCGCCTGCTGTTGCCGGGCCGCACCCGCATCGGCGTGCTCTACGGTACCGACAGCGCCTTCCTGCTCCCTGAACTGGCGCGCGCTGCCGCTCCGCTCGGCCTGCAGATAGTCGCCCAGGCCTGGACGGACAACCGCGACAGCCGCCCGCTGCTCAGCCTGCTGGCCCGCAGCGACCTGCTGCTGGGCCTCGACGACGCCCAGCTGTACAACAACCGCACCATCAAGAACCTGCTGCTCAGCAGTTATGCCCAGCAACGCATCCTGCTCGGCCCCAGCGCCGGCTTCGTGCGCGCCGGCAGCCTGGCCAGCAGCTACAGCGACCAGGACGACTGGCTCGCCACCCTCGATCAGATGCTCGATCAGGAGCCCCAAGACTGGCCCCGCGAGCTGTACCCTAGCCGCTTCAAGGTGCAGAGCAACCGCCAGGTTGCCCGTGCCCTGGGCATAGAACTGGCCGACGACGCCGAACTGGCGCGGCGGCTGGCCGCAGGAGAGAACACCCCATGA
- a CDS encoding ATP-binding protein has translation MSFGRNWDIHTRTQLISVGPALLLTLLLTGFFTFARLQDLQQELNHTGQLIADQLAPAAEYGVISGNPQVLDHLLRATLKTAHVRFLEVRDREENILIYVEQAGSENSATVEVFHAPIRLQRIPLDSEFVPPQADNSDKLPDDYLGRVVVGMSSEGLTAQQQDILLKATVLSLLALVLTFLLARQLASRLARPISAMGRAVEAIQAGDYQGRLPESAGGELGELARHINNLASGLASASGEQQAAMEQLILTREQAEQASRAKSDFLAMMSHELRTPMNGVLGMLQLLETTELNQEQAEYAALATESTEHLLKVINDILDFSRIERGALELERIPFNLLELLQGSLQVFQHSAQQRGLYLRLNSQPGLEDFEVQGDPTRIRQILVNLLGNALKFTEDGGIRIETHWQPLDNEVLWFTCAVHDSGIGIAPERLEHMFDAFQQADTSISRRYGGTGLGLSIARTLAERMGGTLHASSEEGAGSVFSLEIPLPFRPRSSEQNAEQALQGQAGDGQEVLLVEDNPVNQTVIEAMLRSLGYRVTLVGDGAQAVHSFNPQRFAAILMDCRLPVMDGYEATRQIRQLAPHSNIPIIALTANALQGDREACLQAGMNDYLAKPFKRADLERVLLRWLSSRNQRQEQEC, from the coding sequence ATGAGTTTCGGGCGCAACTGGGACATTCATACCCGCACCCAACTGATCAGCGTCGGCCCGGCCCTGCTGCTGACCCTGCTGCTGACCGGCTTCTTCACCTTCGCCCGGCTGCAGGATCTGCAGCAGGAGCTCAACCACACCGGCCAGCTGATCGCCGACCAGCTGGCACCGGCGGCCGAGTACGGCGTGATTTCCGGCAACCCGCAGGTGCTCGACCACCTGCTGCGCGCCACCCTGAAGACCGCCCATGTGCGCTTCTTAGAAGTGCGCGACCGCGAAGAAAACATCCTGATCTATGTCGAACAGGCCGGTAGCGAGAACAGCGCCACCGTGGAAGTGTTCCACGCGCCGATCCGCCTGCAGCGCATTCCCCTCGACAGCGAGTTCGTGCCGCCGCAGGCGGACAACAGCGACAAGCTGCCGGACGACTACCTGGGCCGGGTGGTGGTCGGCATGTCCAGCGAAGGGCTGACCGCCCAGCAGCAGGACATCCTGCTCAAGGCCACGGTGCTCAGCCTGCTGGCGCTGGTGCTGACCTTCCTCCTCGCCCGCCAGCTGGCCAGCCGCCTGGCACGCCCAATCAGCGCCATGGGCCGCGCCGTGGAAGCGATCCAGGCCGGCGACTACCAGGGGCGCCTGCCGGAAAGCGCCGGCGGCGAGCTGGGCGAACTGGCCCGCCATATCAACAACCTGGCCAGCGGCCTGGCCAGCGCCAGCGGCGAGCAGCAGGCCGCCATGGAACAGCTGATCCTCACCCGCGAACAGGCCGAGCAGGCCAGCCGGGCCAAATCCGACTTCCTGGCCATGATGAGCCACGAGCTGCGCACGCCGATGAACGGCGTGCTGGGTATGCTGCAGCTGCTGGAAACCACCGAGCTGAACCAGGAACAGGCCGAGTACGCGGCCCTGGCCACCGAGTCCACCGAGCACCTGCTCAAGGTGATCAACGACATCCTCGACTTCTCGCGCATCGAGCGCGGCGCCCTGGAGCTGGAGCGCATCCCGTTCAACCTGCTGGAGCTGCTGCAGGGCTCGCTGCAGGTGTTCCAGCACAGCGCCCAGCAACGCGGCCTGTACCTGCGCCTGAACAGCCAGCCGGGACTGGAGGACTTCGAAGTGCAGGGCGACCCGACCCGCATCCGCCAGATCCTGGTCAACCTGCTGGGCAACGCGCTGAAGTTCACCGAGGACGGCGGCATCCGCATCGAGACCCACTGGCAGCCGCTGGACAACGAAGTGCTGTGGTTCACCTGTGCCGTGCACGACAGCGGCATCGGCATCGCCCCGGAGCGCCTGGAGCACATGTTCGACGCCTTCCAGCAGGCCGACACCTCGATCTCGCGGCGCTATGGCGGCACCGGCCTGGGCCTGTCCATCGCCCGCACCCTGGCCGAACGCATGGGTGGCACCCTGCACGCCAGCAGCGAGGAAGGCGCCGGCTCGGTATTCAGCCTGGAAATCCCCCTGCCGTTCCGCCCCCGCAGCAGCGAGCAGAATGCCGAGCAAGCCCTGCAAGGCCAGGCCGGCGACGGCCAGGAAGTGCTGCTGGTGGAGGATAACCCGGTCAATCAGACGGTGATCGAGGCCATGCTGCGCAGCCTGGGCTACCGCGTCACCCTGGTCGGCGACGGCGCCCAGGCGGTGCACAGCTTCAACCCACAGCGCTTCGCCGCGATCCTGATGGACTGCCGCCTGCCGGTGATGGACGGCTACGAGGCCACCCGGCAGATCCGCCAGCTGGCGCCGCACAGCAACATCCCGATCATCGCCCTCACCGCCAACGCCCTGCAGGGCGACCGTGAGGCCTGCTTGCAGGCCGGGATGAACGATTACCTGGCCAAACCATTCAAGCGTGCCGATCTGGAACGTGTCTTGCTGCGCTGGTTGAGCAGTCGCAACCAACGCCAGGAACAGGAGTGCTAG
- the fabA gene encoding 3-hydroxyacyl-[acyl-carrier-protein] dehydratase FabA: protein MTKQNAFTREDLLRCSRGELFGPGNAQLPAPNMLMIDRIVHISETGGKYGKGEIVAELDINPDLWFFACHFEGDPVMPGCLGLDAMWQLVGFYLGWQGNPGRGRALGSGEVKFFGQVLPTAKKITYNIHIKRTINRSLILGIADGTVSVDGREIYSAEGLRVGLFTSTDNF, encoded by the coding sequence ATGACCAAGCAAAACGCCTTCACCCGGGAAGACCTGCTGCGCTGCAGTCGCGGCGAGCTGTTCGGCCCGGGTAATGCGCAACTGCCCGCCCCCAACATGCTGATGATCGACCGCATCGTTCACATCAGCGAAACCGGCGGCAAGTACGGCAAGGGCGAGATCGTCGCCGAGCTCGATATCAATCCGGATCTGTGGTTCTTCGCCTGCCATTTCGAAGGCGATCCGGTCATGCCGGGCTGCCTGGGCCTCGACGCCATGTGGCAACTGGTCGGTTTCTACCTCGGCTGGCAGGGCAACCCCGGCCGCGGCCGTGCCCTGGGCTCCGGCGAAGTGAAGTTCTTCGGCCAGGTGCTGCCCACCGCCAAGAAGATCACCTACAACATCCATATCAAGCGCACCATCAACCGCTCGCTGATCCTCGGCATCGCCGATGGCACCGTCAGCGTCGATGGCCGCGAGATCTACAGTGCCGAAGGCCTGCGCGTCGGTCTGTTCACCTCCACTGACAATTTCTAA
- the fabB gene encoding beta-ketoacyl-ACP synthase I: MRRVVITGLGIVSCLGNDKDTVSANLRAGKAGIRFNPAYAEMGLRSQVSGSVELNLEELIDRKVLRFMGDAAAYAYLAMEQAIKDSGLSPEQISNPRTGLIAGSGGASTLNQMEAIDTLREKGVKRIGPYRVTRTMGSTVSACLATPFQIKGVNFSISSACATSAHCIGQAMEQIQLGKQDVVFAGGGEEEHWSQSCLFDAMGALSTQYNETPEKASRAYDAKRDGFVIAGGGGMVVVEELEHALKRGAKIYAEIVGYGATSDGYDMVAPSGEGAIRCMQQALATVDAPIDYLNTHGTSTPVGDVAEIRGVREVFGTKAPAISSTKSLSGHSLGAAGVQEAIYCMLMMEGKFIAASANIDELDPEVADLPILRQTRENAELNTVMSNSFGFGGTNATLVLQRYKG, from the coding sequence ATGCGTCGCGTCGTGATCACCGGTCTGGGCATCGTTTCCTGCCTGGGCAATGACAAAGACACCGTTTCCGCCAACCTGCGCGCTGGCAAGGCGGGTATCCGCTTCAACCCGGCCTACGCCGAGATGGGCCTGCGCAGCCAGGTGTCCGGCTCGGTCGAGCTGAACCTCGAAGAGCTGATCGACCGCAAGGTGCTGCGCTTCATGGGTGATGCCGCGGCCTATGCCTACCTGGCGATGGAACAGGCGATCAAGGACTCCGGCCTCAGCCCGGAGCAGATCTCCAACCCGCGCACCGGCCTGATCGCCGGCTCCGGCGGCGCCTCCACCCTGAACCAGATGGAAGCCATCGACACCCTGCGCGAAAAAGGCGTCAAGCGCATCGGCCCATACCGCGTGACCCGCACCATGGGCAGCACCGTGTCGGCCTGCCTGGCCACGCCGTTCCAGATCAAGGGCGTGAACTTCTCCATCTCCTCGGCCTGCGCCACCAGCGCGCACTGCATCGGCCAGGCCATGGAACAGATCCAGCTGGGCAAGCAGGACGTGGTCTTTGCCGGCGGAGGTGAAGAGGAGCACTGGAGCCAGAGCTGCCTGTTCGACGCCATGGGCGCCCTCTCCACCCAGTACAACGAGACCCCGGAAAAGGCCTCGCGCGCCTACGACGCCAAGCGTGACGGTTTCGTCATCGCCGGCGGTGGCGGCATGGTGGTGGTCGAGGAGCTGGAGCATGCGCTCAAGCGCGGCGCCAAGATCTACGCCGAAATCGTCGGTTACGGCGCTACCAGTGACGGCTACGACATGGTCGCCCCGAGCGGCGAAGGCGCCATCCGCTGCATGCAGCAGGCCCTGGCCACTGTCGACGCGCCGATCGACTACCTGAACACCCACGGTACCTCCACCCCGGTGGGCGACGTGGCGGAAATCCGCGGCGTGCGTGAAGTGTTCGGCACCAAGGCCCCGGCCATCAGCTCGACCAAGAGCCTGTCCGGCCACTCGCTGGGCGCTGCCGGCGTGCAGGAAGCGATCTACTGCATGCTGATGATGGAAGGCAAGTTCATCGCGGCTTCGGCCAACATCGATGAACTCGACCCGGAAGTGGCGGATCTGCCGATCCTGCGCCAGACCCGCGAGAACGCCGAGCTGAACACCGTGATGAGCAACAGTTTCGGCTTTGGCGGCACCAACGCCACCCTGGTGCTGCAACGCTACAAGGGCTGA
- a CDS encoding methyl-accepting chemotaxis protein: MYLRNLKIAPRAGLGFAILALLVLILGGFSLLQMNRMQAKSSEVNENWLPSIQALNEMSQSILRIRAITLRLLINRDPQSLAQNEQRLVALKQELRESEGRYQKLISSSEEKEAYELFNKAKSDYLRQQEQIMAHSQQNRLEDALAIANGVLNQYADAMAKALMALTEMNKRGATAAADESHAAYESAVSMVLTLLVVSALITVVLAVLLTRSIVRPLVQAVEVAQVVAGGDLTGHIDTAGSDEPAQLLQALKRMQQSLRQTIQQIADSSNQLASASEELHAVTEDATRGLHLQNTEIEQAATAVNQMTAAVEEVARNAVSTSEASRESDRTAQRGCEQVRQTVSSISHLAEDVTGTADQVEILAGKVRNISQVLDVIRSIAEQTNLLALNAAIEAARAGDAGRGFAVVADEVRALASRTQQSTQEIEQMIGGIQQGTEQAVSAMQNSTGHAHSALEVARLAGSALEEIAVAITTINERNLVIASASEEQAQVAREVDRNLVNIRDLSLQTSAGADQTNAASQELSRLAVGLNGLVGRFRL; the protein is encoded by the coding sequence ATGTACCTGAGGAACCTGAAAATCGCCCCGCGTGCCGGGCTCGGCTTCGCCATTCTGGCGCTGCTGGTACTGATTCTGGGGGGCTTCTCGCTGCTGCAGATGAACCGCATGCAGGCCAAGTCCAGCGAGGTCAACGAAAACTGGCTGCCCAGCATCCAGGCGCTCAATGAGATGAGCCAGAGCATTCTGCGCATCCGCGCCATCACCCTGCGCCTGTTGATCAACCGTGACCCGCAGAGCCTGGCGCAGAACGAGCAGCGCCTGGTGGCGTTGAAGCAGGAGCTGCGCGAGTCGGAGGGGCGCTACCAGAAGCTGATCTCCAGCAGCGAGGAGAAGGAGGCCTACGAGCTGTTCAACAAGGCCAAGTCCGACTATCTGAGGCAGCAGGAGCAGATCATGGCGCACTCGCAGCAGAACCGGCTGGAGGATGCGCTGGCGATTGCCAATGGCGTGCTCAACCAGTACGCCGATGCCATGGCCAAGGCGCTCATGGCGCTGACCGAGATGAACAAGCGTGGTGCCACGGCGGCGGCGGACGAGAGCCATGCGGCCTACGAGAGCGCGGTCAGCATGGTGCTGACGCTGCTGGTGGTGAGTGCGCTGATCACCGTGGTACTGGCGGTACTGCTGACCCGCAGCATCGTCCGCCCGCTGGTGCAGGCAGTGGAGGTGGCCCAGGTGGTGGCCGGGGGGGATCTGACCGGGCATATCGACACTGCCGGGAGCGATGAGCCGGCGCAGTTGCTGCAGGCGCTCAAACGCATGCAGCAGAGCCTGCGCCAGACCATCCAGCAGATCGCCGACTCGTCCAACCAGCTGGCCTCGGCCTCCGAGGAACTGCACGCAGTGACCGAGGATGCCACCCGTGGCCTGCACCTGCAGAACACCGAGATCGAGCAGGCGGCCACCGCGGTCAACCAGATGACGGCGGCGGTGGAGGAGGTGGCGCGCAACGCGGTGAGTACATCAGAGGCCTCGCGCGAGTCCGACCGCACTGCCCAGCGCGGTTGCGAGCAGGTACGCCAGACGGTGAGCAGCATCAGCCACCTGGCCGAGGACGTGACCGGCACGGCCGATCAGGTGGAGATCCTGGCCGGCAAGGTGCGCAACATCAGCCAGGTGCTCGATGTGATCCGCTCGATTGCCGAGCAGACCAACTTGCTCGCCCTCAACGCGGCCATCGAAGCGGCGCGGGCCGGCGATGCCGGGCGTGGCTTTGCCGTGGTCGCCGACGAGGTGCGGGCGCTGGCCTCGCGCACGCAGCAGTCGACCCAGGAAATCGAGCAGATGATCGGGGGTATCCAGCAGGGCACCGAGCAGGCGGTCAGCGCCATGCAGAACAGCACCGGGCACGCTCATTCGGCCCTGGAAGTGGCGCGCCTGGCCGGCAGTGCGCTGGAGGAAATCGCCGTGGCGATCACCACGATCAACGAGCGCAACCTGGTGATCGCCAGCGCCTCCGAGGAGCAGGCCCAGGTGGCGCGGGAAGTGGATCGCAATCTGGTGAACATTCGCGACCTGTCGCTGCAGACCTCGGCCGGGGCCGATCAGACCAACGCCGCCAGCCAGGAGCTGTCGCGCCTGGCGGTCGGCCTCAATGGCCTGGTCGGGCGCTTTCGCCTGTAG
- a CDS encoding DUF3859 domain-containing protein, with amino-acid sequence MKLFSLSALALGLASSLAMADVRVEGAIEYGVFAAAPIKDPQPGERVLTRANQQIEQTDVVPGRLGTKFGLRYRLSGKTEAEAPLTLLYLTPGLVGPDGRRQDKIELVQKMAPGAPQDVMAFEFTEHYEVVPGEWRFMVFQGDRLLAEQRFEVR; translated from the coding sequence ATGAAACTGTTCAGCTTGAGCGCATTGGCGCTGGGCCTGGCGTCCAGCCTGGCCATGGCCGATGTGCGTGTCGAAGGAGCGATCGAGTACGGCGTATTCGCCGCGGCGCCGATCAAGGATCCGCAACCGGGCGAGCGAGTACTGACCCGGGCCAACCAGCAGATCGAGCAGACCGACGTAGTGCCCGGACGCCTGGGTACCAAGTTCGGCCTGCGCTATCGCCTGAGCGGCAAGACCGAGGCGGAAGCGCCGCTGACCCTGCTGTACCTGACCCCGGGGCTGGTCGGCCCGGACGGCCGGCGCCAGGACAAGATCGAACTGGTACAGAAGATGGCGCCGGGCGCGCCGCAGGACGTCATGGCCTTCGAGTTCACTGAGCACTATGAAGTGGTGCCGGGCGAGTGGCGTTTCATGGTGTTCCAGGGCGATCGCCTGCTGGCCGAGCAGCGCTTCGAGGTGCGCTGA
- a CDS encoding ABC transporter substrate-binding protein yields the protein MRRLLTLLALACCLPLQAGELLTYPLHSEGADPEAYVVELLRQALAHSGAGHQLQPSAKAMAQSRAQLSLEQNDGSVQLMWTMTTRERELSMLPIRIPIYKGLIGWRVMLVREEDRDWLKAVDSLAQLKPMRFGQRADWPDSHILRSNGLQVITSQSYESLFRMLDAGRFDLFPREVVVAWDEQQRANAAGLKLAVDSHIVIHYPSAFYFFTSRARADLAGDIQRGLEAMIADGSFDRLFEQYHGATLAQAKLGQRKVIELQNPDLPEQTPFARKELWYRPDAPK from the coding sequence ATGCGCCGCCTGCTGACCCTACTTGCCCTGGCCTGCTGCCTGCCACTGCAGGCAGGCGAACTGCTGACCTACCCGCTGCACTCCGAGGGCGCCGACCCCGAGGCCTATGTGGTCGAGCTGCTGCGCCAGGCCCTGGCCCACAGCGGCGCCGGCCACCAGTTGCAGCCCTCGGCCAAGGCCATGGCGCAGAGTCGCGCCCAGCTGTCGCTGGAGCAAAACGACGGCAGCGTGCAGCTGATGTGGACCATGACCACCCGTGAGCGCGAGCTGAGCATGCTGCCGATCCGCATCCCGATCTACAAAGGTCTGATCGGCTGGCGGGTGATGCTGGTTCGCGAGGAGGATCGCGACTGGCTCAAAGCGGTCGACAGCCTGGCCCAGCTCAAGCCCATGCGCTTCGGCCAGCGCGCCGACTGGCCGGACAGCCACATCCTGCGCAGCAACGGCCTGCAGGTGATCACCAGCCAGAGCTACGAGAGCCTGTTCCGCATGCTCGATGCCGGGCGCTTCGACCTGTTCCCCCGCGAAGTGGTGGTGGCCTGGGACGAACAGCAGCGCGCCAATGCCGCTGGCCTCAAGCTGGCCGTCGACTCGCATATCGTCATCCACTACCCCAGCGCCTTCTACTTCTTCACCTCGCGTGCCCGTGCCGACCTGGCCGGTGACATCCAGCGCGGCCTTGAGGCGATGATCGCCGATGGCAGCTTCGACCGTCTGTTCGAGCAGTACCATGGCGCGACCCTGGCCCAGGCGAAGCTCGGCCAGCGCAAGGTGATCGAGCTGCAGAACCCGGATCTGCCGGAACAGACGCCGTTCGCCCGCAAGGAGCTGTGGTACCGCCCCGACGCACCGAAATAG